One Natronomonas moolapensis 8.8.11 genomic region harbors:
- the pstA gene encoding phosphate ABC transporter permease PstA has protein sequence MAVERDTAEPTFGEVSRLKGIVFKYLSFGASVTGILALAVLLIYVLIDAFDLTNASPEWLLTYFLTLVVPFVGFCLYSAGDRAVTKRTVLALAAGLISVAVLFEAVELFVRPIPRLTWPLVYLFLVAIPVTGYATYVGAQKPVGGAGFGLLGRTVGGAALGTAAAMLFVVFDMRLWFLVYTLGVFPAVLARLYGARRDVGLAAKLAVPVGVVGVVSAAFLRNVVRTYPTPELISLWTFGVPIAAAAATLVGSRDARRETTAAIAGISLAAAGVGTTLGSSALPEGSVVLVLAATVAPTATYLHHVSRSEAGTVGLALPLLLGGGALAGAAVVGALGFAAPDPWIDPGFVTQAPSRNAVDAGLYPAIVGSVIIIAIVALLSFVLGVGAAVFLEEYTAGTGAVGVATRLIQINIANLAAVPSVVYGLLGLGLFANLLGFGFGTAVTVSLTLSLLILPITVISAQEAIRSVPDDLRQASYGMGATRWQTTKNVVLPEALPGILTGTILALGRAIGETAPLIMVGAATTVFSAPNDVWSRFSAMPMQIFAWSDFPQSEFRYGVVAAGVVTLLVVLLGMNATAIIVRNKAERDS, from the coding sequence ATGGCGGTCGAAAGGGATACCGCCGAGCCGACGTTCGGGGAGGTCAGCCGCCTCAAGGGTATCGTGTTCAAGTACCTCTCCTTCGGCGCGTCGGTCACCGGCATCTTGGCGTTGGCCGTGCTGTTGATCTACGTCCTCATCGACGCGTTCGATCTCACCAACGCCAGCCCCGAGTGGCTCCTCACGTACTTTCTGACGCTCGTGGTTCCATTCGTGGGGTTCTGTCTGTACAGCGCCGGAGACCGGGCAGTGACAAAACGGACAGTCCTCGCGCTGGCCGCCGGGCTCATATCAGTGGCCGTCCTCTTCGAGGCGGTCGAGCTATTCGTCCGGCCGATTCCGCGGCTTACGTGGCCGCTCGTATATCTCTTCCTCGTCGCGATTCCGGTGACCGGCTACGCCACCTACGTCGGCGCACAGAAGCCGGTCGGCGGAGCCGGATTCGGCCTGCTCGGCCGAACCGTGGGCGGGGCCGCCCTCGGCACCGCCGCGGCTATGCTGTTCGTCGTCTTCGATATGCGGCTGTGGTTTCTCGTGTACACGCTCGGGGTCTTCCCGGCTGTCCTCGCGCGCCTCTACGGCGCCCGGCGGGACGTCGGCCTGGCGGCCAAACTTGCAGTCCCGGTCGGCGTCGTCGGCGTCGTGTCGGCCGCGTTTCTCCGGAACGTCGTCCGGACGTATCCGACACCGGAGCTCATCTCCCTGTGGACGTTCGGCGTCCCCATCGCGGCCGCCGCCGCCACGCTCGTCGGCTCGCGTGACGCCAGGCGGGAAACGACGGCGGCGATCGCCGGCATCTCGCTCGCCGCGGCCGGCGTTGGGACGACGCTCGGCTCGTCGGCGCTCCCCGAGGGATCGGTCGTGTTAGTGCTCGCCGCGACGGTCGCACCGACTGCGACGTACCTCCACCACGTCAGCCGGTCCGAGGCGGGGACGGTCGGCTTGGCGCTACCGCTGTTGCTCGGCGGCGGTGCACTCGCCGGTGCGGCCGTCGTGGGCGCGCTCGGGTTCGCCGCGCCCGACCCGTGGATCGATCCGGGATTCGTCACGCAAGCGCCCTCCCGAAACGCCGTCGATGCGGGGTTGTACCCCGCGATCGTCGGTTCGGTCATCATCATCGCGATCGTCGCGCTGTTGTCGTTCGTCCTCGGCGTCGGCGCGGCAGTCTTTCTCGAGGAGTACACCGCTGGAACCGGCGCCGTCGGCGTGGCGACCCGGCTCATCCAGATCAACATCGCGAACCTGGCTGCCGTTCCCTCGGTCGTCTATGGGCTGCTCGGACTCGGCCTGTTCGCCAACCTGCTCGGGTTCGGGTTCGGGACGGCCGTGACCGTATCGCTGACGCTATCGCTTCTCATCCTGCCGATCACGGTCATCTCGGCACAGGAAGCGATCCGGTCGGTGCCGGACGACCTCCGGCAGGCCTCCTACGGGATGGGGGCAACGCGCTGGCAGACGACGAAGAACGTCGTGTTGCCCGAAGCCCTCCCCGGCATTCTGACCGGCACGATCCTGGCGCTGGGACGGGCGATCGGCGAGACAGCGCCGCTTATCATGGTCGGGGCCGCGACGACCGTCTTCAGCGCGCCGAACGACGTTTGGAGCCGCTTCAGTGCGATGCCCATGCAGATCTTCGCGTGGTCCGACTTCCCGCAGTCCGAGTTCCGATACGGTGTCGTCGCCGCCGGCGTCGTCACGTTGCTCGTCGTCCTACTCGGAATGAACGCAACCGCGATCATCGTCCGGAACAAGGCGGAACGAGACTCCTAA
- the pstC gene encoding phosphate ABC transporter permease subunit PstC yields MSSGTEAPDLQRSSGIERIKESGYGGVFVACAAVTLLTTVAIFVTLLSDAFAFFIQVPVSEFLFSTDWSPNPIGGSQVFGIVPLVIGTLTVTITAAFIALPIGTLTAIYLSEYATSRLRSILKPMLEVLAGIPTVVYGYFALVYVTPALKATLFPQMSTFNALSASLMVGIMTIPMVSSISEDAMSAVPDSLRQAGYGLGATKYEVSTGIVVPASLSGIASSYILAISRAIGETMIVVVAMGAQANMPDVQRALFGIPYIHPGAVLFDPGMTITVSMVQIAGSDLTGGTIPYDAMFALGLALFVVTLIMNVLSDLIAQRYREEY; encoded by the coding sequence GTGAGCAGCGGTACGGAGGCGCCGGACCTCCAGCGATCGAGCGGTATCGAACGGATCAAAGAGAGCGGATACGGCGGGGTGTTCGTGGCTTGTGCCGCCGTGACGCTACTGACGACGGTCGCGATCTTCGTGACGCTGCTTTCGGACGCGTTCGCGTTTTTCATCCAGGTGCCGGTCTCGGAGTTCCTGTTCTCGACGGACTGGAGTCCGAATCCGATCGGCGGTAGCCAGGTGTTCGGCATCGTCCCGCTGGTCATCGGAACCCTCACCGTGACCATCACGGCCGCGTTCATCGCGCTCCCGATCGGAACCCTCACGGCAATCTACCTCAGCGAGTACGCGACATCGCGGCTCCGGTCGATCCTCAAGCCGATGCTTGAAGTGTTGGCCGGCATCCCGACAGTGGTGTACGGCTACTTCGCGTTGGTGTACGTGACGCCGGCACTGAAAGCGACGCTGTTCCCGCAGATGAGCACGTTCAACGCGCTCTCGGCGTCGCTGATGGTCGGGATCATGACGATCCCGATGGTGTCCTCGATCAGCGAAGACGCGATGAGCGCCGTTCCGGACTCGTTGCGGCAGGCGGGATACGGCCTCGGAGCGACGAAGTACGAAGTCTCGACCGGCATCGTCGTACCGGCGTCGCTGTCGGGGATCGCCTCTTCGTACATCCTGGCGATCTCGCGGGCCATCGGCGAGACCATGATCGTCGTCGTCGCGATGGGCGCGCAGGCGAACATGCCGGACGTACAGCGGGCGCTTTTCGGCATCCCGTACATCCACCCGGGAGCTGTTCTCTTCGATCCGGGTATGACGATCACCGTCTCGATGGTGCAGATTGCCGGCAGCGACCTCACCGGGGGAACGATCCCCTACGACGCGATGTTCGCCCTCGGATTGGCGCTCTTCGTCGTCACGCTGATCATGAACGTCCTGAGTGACCTCATCGCCCAGCGGTACCGGGAGGAGTACTGA